CCAGGCCCAACGGCTGTATGGGCTTTTCAAATGGGTGTATGAGTGTTAAATCAACCTTATCCCTAATCCCCCTCTTCCTAAATATGGTGTCTAATTGAGCAATAATCTCAAAGGGGTAAACACCACACCTGTATATTGGCTCAGGGGTGAAGACTACTAAGCTTCCTCCCTTAAAGTTCATTAAAGCTTCCCTTAACTTAAGCGCCCCATCTAGGGTGAAGTTATGGTAACCTACCCCTATGTTGTATGATTTAAAATCGAACTCGGTGCCAAGGCTAGCCAGTAAGTAGTCGTAGTTGAATTTACCTTTATCAGTCTCAACGACCCTATTATCAGGATCTATCTTAGTTACAGTAGCCTTAACGCTCCTAACACCTCTTTTACCAAGCATGGATAATGGTAGTTGAGCCTGTGCTGGATCCATGTCACCTAGGGCAATGTTAACTAGTAACGGTGGCAATAGGTAATAATCAGTATCACTTATTAATGTTACCTCAGCATCAACACGGTTCCTTAACCTCTCCGCAAGCTTCTTAGCAGCAACTACACCACCAACGCCACCACCTAGCACTAGGATTTTCTTCCCCATAGTGTCCACGGTTTCTTTCCTAGCTTTTAAGCATTAATGCTATGGTACTTCAGCACATGTGAAATACCACTTAGCTTACATTTCCATAATATCTACGTTATATTAATATATTAATGTATAATGTTAGAATTTAATTGAATTATATAATATAATTCATCATGCAACTTATTTTCTTAGAGTTATGTAAGATCAATAATTGTTCATGAGCATTATTTAAATGCTAATATGTGAACTATAGTTATGATTAAACTATGATTAATTAAATGCAACTCAACTCTGCCTTAACTTAACCCTCCCACTTAATAATCTATTAGTCTCCTCAGCTAACCTCTTATCCCATTCCTCATAGTCATGATACCCAATGAGTTGGTAAACATCCTCCCTACTCATCATGTCATTGATTAAATTCAATTGAGTTCCCTCATTCTTAAGCGTAATTAATGCCCTCTTAACAGCACCCATGGCGTACCTGAATGTTGTGACTGGGAATATGACTATCCTGTAGCCCATTTCCTCAAATTCCTTGGCGGTAATGTATGGTGTTTTTCCAAACTCAGTCATGTTTGCCAGTAAGGGTGCCTTAACCCTCCTGGCGAACTCCATGAATTCTTCCCTACTATGGAGGGCCTCAGGGAATATTACGTCAGCACCAGCCTCGATGTAAACCTTAGCCCTCTCTACGGCTGAATCAAAACCCTCTACATCCCTAGCGTCGGTCCTAGCTATTATTATGAAGTTCTCATCCCTCCTAGCCTCTACTGCAGCCTTAATCTTCTTAACCATTTCATCAATAGTCACCACCCTCTTACCGGCTAAGTGCCCACACTTCTTAGGCATTTCCTGATCCTCAATGTGAACAGCGGATACGCCAACATCCTCAAGTTCCCTAATAGTCCTAGTAATGTTTAATGCCTCTCCAAAACCAGTATCAACATCAACAATAAGAGGTATACTTATTGCATTAGTGAAGAACCTCAGGTAGTATGATAATTCACTAAGCGTGAAGACACCTAAGTCGGGTAAGCCAAGCATATTTGAGTACGCAGCACCGCTAAAGTAAACAGCCTCAAACCCCAGTTCCTCGGCTAACATTGCCGCGGCTGGGATGAAAACACCGGGAGCCACTATTATACCACCCTTACTTAGCCTTTCCCTTAACCTACCCCTAATTTCACTTGGCTTTGGTTTACCCTTATCAAGTAGTATAGGTTTCATGACTTAAGCCTAGATTAGGGGATTAAAGTAGTTTCACGTTAAGTTTAAGAGGGATAAGGTTTCCTAATAATGAGGATTTGATGAGTTTTAGTTAAGGTGATTAGCTATTTAATTAGGGATTAAGAATCCTAAAGTTAAGAACCCTGCTTATTAGCACTACTTGATGCCCTTTGCTTCGACTCAATCCTCCTCTGCTCCTCCTCCGAGGTTAAGAACAAGCTAGTCCTCTGTCTGCCACCCATATTCTACACGTTTAGGCCGCCCTATTTAAACCTTAAGTATAGTCACTGTTAAAACCTTAAGGTCTAGTGATAAATGGTTAGTCATGATTTCAGTTAGGTATTTTAAGGATGGTGAATTAACTAGGATTAAACTGAGGATAAATGGTTCAGCGTCTGTTGATTTACCTGATAATGTAATTGCAATACCAGCCTTTGCAGATATGCATGTTCACCTTAGGGATTGGGGTGAAAGCTATAAGGAGGACTTAACCTCAGGTTCAAGGGCAGCCTTAGCAGGCGGCGTAGCCGCAGTTGGGGACATGCCTAATACTAAGCCCCCAGTACGTGATCCTGACTTAGCCCTTAAGAGAATTAAGGATGCTTCAACCCTTAAAATAAACTATAGGCTACACGGTGGTGTCCCAACAGACCTCAGCCTACTGAAAGGTTACGTTAATATTGGTATTAGGAGCATTAAGGTTTATCCTGAGGATTATGGGCTAATTGAGGGGATAATTAAGGCGGCTGCGGTTAACAACATGATTATTATCATTCATTGTGAGGATCCTTCATTGTTCAGAAGCCTTAAGGGTAATGACTCAAGAATTCACGGTGAGAATAGGCCCATTGATGCCGAGTTCACATGTGCATTAAGGGTGATGCAGCTTGCCTTAATCCATGGTGCAAGGGTTCATTTAACTCATGTGACTGACCCAAGGATTGTCGACTTAGCTAAGTTAAGCAATAGGATTACCATTGATGCTACAATGCATCATTTACTGCTTGATGAAGAATCATGCATTGAGCAGGTTAATGACCCATTTTACTGTAAGGTTAATCCACCGTTGAGGAATAGGTCGATTAGGCGTGAATTACTAAGAAGGTTAATAGATGGTTCAATCAGCATTATTGCAAGTGACCACGCCCCTCATGCCAGTGGCGAGAAGTTTCAAAATAATTATGATAATACATCCCCAGGATTTCCCGGTTTGGAAACGACGAGTCTTCTCCTACTTGACCTATGGAGGAGGGGGTTACTGGACTTAAGCAGGGTTATTGAGGCTTACTCATCTAACCCACTTAAGATACTTGGGGTAGATAATGATGCTCATTTGCTCATTGACACTAAGTCAAGTACAGTAATAGACCCAGACCTATTCATGAGTAAGGCTAAGCATAGTCCATTCTCAGGCTGGGTTACAATGAATAGGTTAATTGGATTAATTAAGGGGGGAGAATTGTTGATGGTGGATTCAGACTATGAGAAAGTATTTCCCGGTCTCATTAATGAGAATACCCTAGTTAAACTAAGTAGGTCAACTAAGTAACATTAACCATTAGTGGATTAACCTAAAACGCATTAGTGTAGCGAGTAAACATTATTAAGACTAGCCTACAACGGGAATTGACTCAGGATGGCAACAGTAAAGGTAACCTTAAGTCCACAGGATTATAGGAGTAAGGTGTGGGTTGATTGGTGTCCTGGTTGTGGTAATTTTGGTATTTTGGCTGCTGAGACCCAGGCCTTTGCTGAACTTGGGTTAAATCCAAGGGAAACAGTTGTGGTTTCTGGTATTGGGTGTTCAGGTAAAACACCCCACTTCATGAATGTTGAAGGGGTGCATACACTGCATGGTAGGTCGATACCGTATGCAATGGGTATTAAATTAGCTAACCCTAATTTAACTGTTGTTGTTAATGGTGGTGATGGTGATTTGCTTGGTATTGGTGTTGGTCATTTTGTTAGTGCTGGTAGGTATAATGTTGATTTAACCATTATTCTTCATGATAATGGTGTTTATGGTTTAACTAAGGGTCAGGCTTCACCTACTTTGCCTAGGAATGTTAAGACTAAGGCCTTGCCTAAGCCTAATATTAAGGATGCGGTTAACCCAATAGTCCTAGCCCTAGCAAGCGGCTACACCTTCGTGGCTAGGGCATACGCATACGACACTAGGCACTTAAAGGAGGTAATAAAGGAGGCAATAAGGCATAAGGGAACAGCACTAGTAGACGTCCTACAACCATGCCCAACATACAACGACATAAACACAAAAGAATGGTACGACAAAAGAATATACAAACTAGAAAACGAAAAATGGGATCCCAAGGTTAAGGATCCTAAGGAGGTTGAGGAGAAACTCGTTAAGGCTATTGAAAAGGCTAGGGAACCTATGGATGAGAAGATACCTATAGGGATATTTTACCAAAATGAACTTGAGCCAACATATACTGATAGATTAGCATCAAGAATAAGCAATTACCTTGAACTACCACCAGCCAAGCAAATTATTGATTATAATGGTGAATCCTTAACATTAATCGACAAGATACTTGAGAAGAGAAGGGTAATATAATTCTCCTTAAATAATCTACTAAATATTGAAAGTCATTAAACGTAACTCGCCTATTAAGCTTCATTTAATTAACAAGCTCATCCTAAACTAATCCTCATGAAGGTCATTAATTTCACTTACCGAACTTCCTCTCAACACTCGCATAGTACCTTAAGGCCTCTTGGAAATCCTCTCTGCTGAAGTCAGGCCAGTATTTATCAAGGAAGTACAACTCAGCGTAGATTGACTCCAATGGAAAGAAATTGCTCAGTCTCCTCTCGCCTCCAGTCCTGATTACGAGGTCTATGAATGGGTTAGGTAGGAAACTGGTTGGTAGTAGTTTAACCAATTCATCATCCTTAATGTACCTACCAACCTTAGTTATTGCTGTATTGATTAAGTCCACGATGGATTGATAACCCCCATAGACTACTGCCAGGTTAAGGAAGTGGGAATTATACATTTCCGTAGTGGTCATGGTCTTAATAGCCTCATCAACAACATACGGTGGTAGGTTCCTCCACCTGCCTATTAAAGTAACCTTAACCTTATTATCGTGAATTCTGGGATCTTCCCTAGCCTTCTTAAGCTTCCTAATGAGTAATTCGTAGAGAATTCTCTTCTCCATCTCACTCCTATTCACGAAATTCTCGTAGGATAGTATATAAACTGTGACTGTTTGCACATTATTATCAAGTGCCCATTCTAAAACCTCCTCAACCTTATCTGAACCAATTAAGTATGCTGTGTATATATCCATGCCATGAGCCATCGCCCACCTTCTATTGCCATCTGGTATTATCCCAATATGATTTGGCACACGCTGAACATTATTAGCCATATCTGTTGCTCAATATCTAGTAGTTCAATTTATAAAAATTACTGTATAGTAAAGACCATGCTTTGATATTTACATACATGTATATGGATATTAGGGTAGATCAATATTCGATAATATTACATAAAATATTAACTAGACCTTATACAGAGTAGGTAATAAACCCTAGCTTAGATTAAAGCCATATTGTCTACTATTGGCGAAGCATTTATTAACTAGAAGTCAGCTTCTCCATTATGAAGTTTTGCCCTAAGTGTGGAACCGCCATGGTTCCAGTTAAGAAGGGAAATGCAACATACTTGAAGTGCCCTAAATGTGGGTATGAAGAGAAGGTTAACAAGAAGGATAGGAAGTCTTTCGTCGAGAGGAGCGTTGTTGAGGAGGATAAGCGCGTTAAGGTACCTATAGTTGAGAATAAGAGTAGTTCAGGAGAGGAGGTTGATGAAGACTACCGTAAACAACTCCTAGATAATTTACTGGAAATGGGGGAGGACTTTGATTAATGTAGAATACATTAACTTGTGTGATTTTCATTCCATTCTTTGTAGTTCCTGAAAACCATTAGTTCCTAAATTAATAATACCTTAGTATTAACTCTATATTTTGAATACGCAGTAGAATTTAGTACTTAGGCTAAGAAGTACGCTTGATTACGTTATGGTACGTGAGTTAAAACAAGCTCTACTTTGTTCTTAGTTAAATTAGGGTATTATTAGGTATAGGGTATGAGTTTAAGCCATGCTCAAGCCTTAAGTGTCTAGCTAATTTCTCGCTGTGGCCATAAATTGTGTAGATTCTCTTTGCCCTTGAGTTCACTGCGAAGTCTACTAGCCCGTTAAAGTCGCTATGGCTGCTTAACTGAATGTGAACATGCTTCCTAATCCATCCTCCAGGGGCACCACCTGTTACTAATGCTATTACTGAGTCATTAACCGATTTGATTCTTGGAGGTATATCAGCAACTATAATGTCACTGTCATTGTGTAGGGTGCTTATGTTCAGCAGTATACTGTTAAGTGAATGCACATTCTTATCCATTGCAACGTTAAATCCATTATTAATGAGCAACTTATATAGTTCCTGTCCCTTACCAAGGGCAAAGCCTGAGAGCACTAGTTTAAGCCCCTTCATTATTGTTCTCTCCGCTAAGTCAAGTATATCGTTGTATACGTTATCACGTGGTTCAAAGTGGAAACTTGGATCCCCATATGTGCTCTCAATGACTAGTATATCTACGTCAGGATAGGGCTCAGCCCCCTTAAGTATGATACTATCTTCAACATTCATGTCACCCGTCAATAATACTGAACCATGCTTGAATTCAATCAAGTACATTAAACTACCCATCACATGACCTGCGTTTAATGGTATTACACTGAAGTCATCAAAGATTATTGGCTTATTTGGATATGCCACGGTTACACCAGCCCCAAGCCTTAACCCCCTGAATTCCCTAAGTATTCTTAAAGTCTCACCACTCATTATTACTCTCCTGGCTTTAGATACATGGCTTGTATAATGATCGCTATGCCCATGAGTTATCAATACTGCATCATAATTATCTATGAATCTACGTGTAGGATCTACGAGTATGCTATGGCCACAGCATGAAACTTCAATTCCACCAAACCTTCTAATGACACTAATCATCCTAGTTAGTTAATGTTAGGCTAGTTTAATTACTTTTCCCGGTTATGGATTTAAGGCATAGCAAGCTTCCATGGTTTACTCATCCTAAAGGGATGGGGGTCTCCTGTCTCCTCACCCCCACATTACTCATTAAGCTCAGGTGCTAGCTAAGGTTTCATAGGCACCTAGGTAGTTCTTATCCTCATGTGATATGGGGTTTAAGCTCAGTATTAGGTAAATAATATTTAAATATAATTCTCTTTTAGTATAGTAATAATTTTTAACATCATGGAAATACCATGATCTCACATTAATTTCAGTAGTTCTGTATTATAAAAAGAGATTAATTATTAGGGAAATAAACACATACATTAATGATTATAGCATTCATATACCATGTGAATTAAACCAGTATTGCTGAATACACACTATGTGTATTGCAGAAATCTATAAAAGTAACTAACCTAAGTTTAAATACAGTATGTCGGATGGAATAAAGAAGAAGATATTAGACTACTTGGTTCAAAATAAGGGTAAGGAGTTAACAGTTGAGGATGTGGCTAAGGCTGTTGGTGAACAGAGACTTAACGTTGTCAAGGCGCAGTTAACTAGGTTAGCTAAGGAGGGCAGGGTCCAGAAGGTGGCTGAAGGTAAGTATAAGGTTTCGTAAAACACTGAAGTCAGTATTATTTAATTAAACTTTATTTTTACGTATTTCAATACTAAGCTAAACCTAGTTTCTTAGCCCTATCCATAGGAGCGTAAACATTCATCCTATGGCTCCTTGTTACCAGCACTAATTCACCTCTCTTCACTAAATCATTAAGTACCCTTGATGCAGCCCCCATTTTAAGCCCATACTTTGAGGATATTACATAAGTCGTTACGTAATCCATCTTCTGCACATCCTTGGCTATCTGATCATACAATTCCGCCGGCACTGTAGCTACAATCTTCTTAACAGTCTCCTCAGCAGCCTTCCCCTTTCCCTTCCCCTTCTTCTCAGTCTGCTCCTTCTCCTTCCCCTCTTTCTTGGCTAATTGCGAGATGGTAGGCTTCTTTTTACCACCCATACCTAACTTTATTGAATTAGGCTTTATAAACATTAGTGAATAGCCTACGGTGTTAACTTAAAGTCATGAACATAGGTTAATTAAGGGCCCTGGTTACAGTTAACTAATGCTTTTAGCGGTTTCCTCACCTTCAACAGAGGCGCATGTAGCCTCAGTAGGTAGGGTTGTCTCAGCAT
The sequence above is a segment of the Caldivirga sp. genome. Coding sequences within it:
- a CDS encoding FAD/NAD(P)-binding oxidoreductase, with product MGKKILVLGGGVGGVVAAKKLAERLRNRVDAEVTLISDTDYYLLPPLLVNIALGDMDPAQAQLPLSMLGKRGVRSVKATVTKIDPDNRVVETDKGKFNYDYLLASLGTEFDFKSYNIGVGYHNFTLDGALKLREALMNFKGGSLVVFTPEPIYRCGVYPFEIIAQLDTIFRKRGIRDKVDLTLIHPFEKPIQPLGLEAVKITEDVFTQKGIKYIGNAKPIEVDDKNKVVVLTSDKVKYDLLIVVPPARLPKPFEGTPLVTDTPSGRWTTINVYTGRSIKYDDVYLPGEHSMPAIGLPTAGVPVHFTALASAAAIAGELLGEPFDPAQINAMACAMDYGDLGMMFNCDIKLDLKNNKALWMGNCYSILTSPLGKLIKDLFYKTWLQTTM
- the prpB gene encoding methylisocitrate lyase, producing MKPILLDKGKPKPSEIRGRLRERLSKGGIIVAPGVFIPAAAMLAEELGFEAVYFSGAAYSNMLGLPDLGVFTLSELSYYLRFFTNAISIPLIVDVDTGFGEALNITRTIRELEDVGVSAVHIEDQEMPKKCGHLAGKRVVTIDEMVKKIKAAVEARRDENFIIIARTDARDVEGFDSAVERAKVYIEAGADVIFPEALHSREEFMEFARRVKAPLLANMTEFGKTPYITAKEFEEMGYRIVIFPVTTFRYAMGAVKRALITLKNEGTQLNLINDMMSREDVYQLIGYHDYEEWDKRLAEETNRLLSGRVKLRQS
- a CDS encoding amidohydrolase family protein, encoding MISVRYFKDGELTRIKLRINGSASVDLPDNVIAIPAFADMHVHLRDWGESYKEDLTSGSRAALAGGVAAVGDMPNTKPPVRDPDLALKRIKDASTLKINYRLHGGVPTDLSLLKGYVNIGIRSIKVYPEDYGLIEGIIKAAAVNNMIIIIHCEDPSLFRSLKGNDSRIHGENRPIDAEFTCALRVMQLALIHGARVHLTHVTDPRIVDLAKLSNRITIDATMHHLLLDEESCIEQVNDPFYCKVNPPLRNRSIRRELLRRLIDGSISIIASDHAPHASGEKFQNNYDNTSPGFPGLETTSLLLLDLWRRGLLDLSRVIEAYSSNPLKILGVDNDAHLLIDTKSSTVIDPDLFMSKAKHSPFSGWVTMNRLIGLIKGGELLMVDSDYEKVFPGLINENTLVKLSRSTK
- a CDS encoding 2-oxoacid:ferredoxin oxidoreductase subunit beta → MATVKVTLSPQDYRSKVWVDWCPGCGNFGILAAETQAFAELGLNPRETVVVSGIGCSGKTPHFMNVEGVHTLHGRSIPYAMGIKLANPNLTVVVNGGDGDLLGIGVGHFVSAGRYNVDLTIILHDNGVYGLTKGQASPTLPRNVKTKALPKPNIKDAVNPIVLALASGYTFVARAYAYDTRHLKEVIKEAIRHKGTALVDVLQPCPTYNDINTKEWYDKRIYKLENEKWDPKVKDPKEVEEKLVKAIEKAREPMDEKIPIGIFYQNELEPTYTDRLASRISNYLELPPAKQIIDYNGESLTLIDKILEKRRVI
- the uppS gene encoding polyprenyl diphosphate synthase, giving the protein MPNHIGIIPDGNRRWAMAHGMDIYTAYLIGSDKVEEVLEWALDNNVQTVTVYILSYENFVNRSEMEKRILYELLIRKLKKAREDPRIHDNKVKVTLIGRWRNLPPYVVDEAIKTMTTTEMYNSHFLNLAVVYGGYQSIVDLINTAITKVGRYIKDDELVKLLPTSFLPNPFIDLVIRTGGERRLSNFFPLESIYAELYFLDKYWPDFSREDFQEALRYYASVERKFGK
- a CDS encoding zf-TFIIB domain-containing protein is translated as MKFCPKCGTAMVPVKKGNATYLKCPKCGYEEKVNKKDRKSFVERSVVEEDKRVKVPIVENKSSSGEEVDEDYRKQLLDNLLEMGEDFD
- a CDS encoding MBL fold metallo-hydrolase, with the protein product MISVIRRFGGIEVSCCGHSILVDPTRRFIDNYDAVLITHGHSDHYTSHVSKARRVIMSGETLRILREFRGLRLGAGVTVAYPNKPIIFDDFSVIPLNAGHVMGSLMYLIEFKHGSVLLTGDMNVEDSIILKGAEPYPDVDILVIESTYGDPSFHFEPRDNVYNDILDLAERTIMKGLKLVLSGFALGKGQELYKLLINNGFNVAMDKNVHSLNSILLNISTLHNDSDIIVADIPPRIKSVNDSVIALVTGGAPGGWIRKHVHIQLSSHSDFNGLVDFAVNSRAKRIYTIYGHSEKLARHLRLEHGLNSYPIPNNTLI
- a CDS encoding TrmB family transcriptional regulator, producing the protein MSDGIKKKILDYLVQNKGKELTVEDVAKAVGEQRLNVVKAQLTRLAKEGRVQKVAEGKYKVS
- a CDS encoding 30S ribosomal protein S25e → MGGKKKPTISQLAKKEGKEKEQTEKKGKGKGKAAEETVKKIVATVPAELYDQIAKDVQKMDYVTTYVISSKYGLKMGAASRVLNDLVKRGELVLVTRSHRMNVYAPMDRAKKLGLA